Genomic DNA from Pigmentiphaga litoralis:
TCCAGACGCACCCGCAGTGGTCCGCCACCGCGGCGCTGCCGGAAAAGTTTCATTGGAAGTGGTACTTCGCCTTCCATCAGCTCGGTGATGAAGCCGTCGCGGCCGATGCGCAGGCCTACCGCGACGGGCTGCTGACGCGTCAGACGTGGTCGGAACACCTGGGATGGGTATTGCCGGGCGTGGCAGTGCAAGTTGCGTTGCAGCGATTGGCCGAGACAGATCTGCGGGCGCAACTGGCCTATCAGGACCGCGTCACGGCGTTCCACGATCGGTTGCGGGCGTTCTACTACCCGTTCGTGTTCAACGACGTTCGTTTCACCCGGCATGACGTGGCCAGGCTGCCCCGGTTCGGTGAACCCGTCGACACGCCGTTGGCGTTGTCCACCGTCGATGCTCCGGGGGTCGAAGTGGGTAGGAACGACGCAAAAAATGCCGCGACGGCTGATGTGCCCGGCTGGGCACGCGTCGCGGCATCGGGACTGCTGATGCTATTGCTGGGCGGACTCGCAATCCGCCGAGTCAGACTGGACTAGGCAGGGCGCAGGTCAGACCTTGATCTCACCATCGTCCTCGCCATCCCAGTAGTGGATGCGCGAGGCGTGGACCTTGATCATCACGACCCCTGGGGTGTCGATGCCTTGCTCGAACCAGCGATCCAGCTCCTTCGTCCAGTGAGCTTCGAATTCCGCCTTGTCGCGGATCAGCTCGGCCTGGCCTTCCACGCCGATGAAAATCGGCGGCTTGCCCAGCAATCCTTTGCTGCCGCTGAATGACAGGCCGACTTGCGGGTCACGCTTGATGTCATCCACCATCCGCGACTTTTCCCACGTGAAGTAGTAGGAGTCGCCTTCGTATTCCACATCGCCGTTGTTGCTCATGGGCCGGGCAGCAATCTCGCCGCCTTCGGCGCGGGTATTGAGCATCGCGAAATCAATGCCTTGCATCTTCTTCGACAGGTCAGACAGGGTCCAATCAGACATGGCAGCTCCAGGAAAGGGTGGCGCGCAGCGGAGGGTGCCGCGGCAGCCGGTGATCAGGGGGTTCGCTGAATCGCGTCAGGGCGCCATTCATGCGAAGCGTGCCTGACACTCAGCAAGCGCCGCTCCCGACTGTTGAGCCATCCGCATCGGGCGCTGGACTCGCTCGGCGCCGCCCCCACCGTGTTCCCTTTTGTCCTGGAGTGCGCGAGTCAATCGGGCCGGGGCAATTCGGTGGACATGATGGGATGGTCCCGAAGCCAGGTCCGCAGTTGGCCACGCGTCCCGCCCTCGGCAACAATATCGGTCAACGTGGCGGAAAGCGCCTCGCCGGTAAGCGTTACCGTCTGGCTTACATTCCTGACCGTTCCGTCCGTGTAGTCGACTTCGACATCGTCCCCCGTCTTGAAGGGGAACGCCTGAATGTCGACCCCCGTCATGACGGCGACGCCTTTCGCCACGGCACCTCGCATCGCCTTGTAGGGCATGCTTGTGCAGATGACCGACAAACCCAGCGATGCCATGGCGATAAAGCCTTGCAGATGCGGTTTGCCACAGCAGAAGTTGCGTCCCGCAACAATGATGTCGCCGGGCCGGACTCGATCATGAAAGGCCGGATCGATCTGGCGGAACAGTTCCGGGACCAGGATGGACGGATCGTCAATGCGGCGGATCGCCATATCGAATGGAATCAGCCCTTCGTCCAGGGGAATATCGTCGCCAAAGACATGGCAGCGGCCGCGCCGCAGCAGTCGCGCTGTCATCGTGCACCCTTAGGAGATAAGGTCAACGAACGGCTGTCTGCAATGCAGCCGGCAATGGCCGATGCCGCGACTGTGACCGGACTGCCCAGATAGGCCTGCGCGGTCTTCGATCCGAAGCGGCCAGCGTGGTTGGTGGCAGCAGTCGAGATCGACGTCTCGCCATCGGCCAGCGGGCCCATGACTCCGCCTGCGCACGGCCCGCACCCCGGCGGCAGCACGATGGCGCCTGCCGCCTGGAACACCTGCAGCAGGCCATCATTCGCAAGTCGCTGCACGGTCGCGACCGTGCCTGGCACCACAAAGAAACGAACATGACGTGCCACCGCGCGGTCACGAAGCACCGCCGCGGCACTGGCAAAATCCTCGTACATGCCCGAGCCACAGGCGCCAAGGTAGGCATGATCGACATGTGTGCCAGCCACCTCGTCAACGTCGACCCCGAACTGCGGTCCGCCGGGCAGGGCGACTTGCGGCGCCAGATGCGAGATGTCGACGTGCAGCGTGGCTTCGTAATGCGCGTCGGCATCGCCAGTCACTCCAATCCCGCCTTTGCCAAGATCCGAGGCCGTTGGCGTGAACCAGACATTGGCAACGCCAATTTCGGTCAAGGAGTTGCACAGGGCGACCCGGCCTGCCAGCGGCAGCCGCTCCACGTAGTCGCCCGAAAATTCGATAATGCGATTATCGTGCGCGGCCGGGAGCTTGCCTGCGGCGAACAGCGTGCTCAGGTGGAAACCGACGTCGCGCGCCATGACGCCTGCACCTTGCTGTCCTTCAAGCAGGATTCTGACGGTATGCGGCACCTGTTCCCACACACTGCCCGTCGCCAGGACGGACACGATTTCCGCTCCGGCTGCCACGGCCAACGCGCCAACTGCGCCGAAATTGGTGCAGTGCATGTCGTAGCAGGACAGGAACATTCCGGGACGGACCAGGCCCTGTTCAAGGGGAAACAGGTGCCCGTGCCCGCCACGGCCTGCGTCGTAGAACTGGGTGATCCCCCATTCACGAGCGATGCGGCGGATGCGCGTGCCCCGCAGCGCGCTGGCCGGACTAGCGTAGGCGACTTCATGGTCCGTCACGAACACCACACGCTCAGGCCGCCAGATCCGCTTGTAGCCAAGCTGGCTGAGCTCGTTGTATGCGGACTCGACGTATCCATCGTGGATGATGACCAGTTCGGGATCGGGAGACACCACGTCGCCGGGGCGGACGGACAAGACGCCGCTTGCCGCGGCCAGCACTTTTTCAGCCGCCGTCATGGGCGCGCGAGCGGGAGAAGGGAAAGGGGCGTTCATGCCTTTTGCGTCCAATAATCGTACAAAGCGTTTGGGGGATCAGCCCGGCTTGCGCTGGATGATGTCGGCATACGATCCGCCTGCCTGCACGATGGCGTGAGCCTCGCGTTCGAACCGCAGCCTGGCCGCCAGGGCGGCATCGGCCGCCTCAAACCCGCCTTGCGCAAGGATCACCACGCCGTCGTCGTCGGCGCACACCAGGTCGCCGGGGTGCACCACTTGCCCGCCTATGCAAACGGGCACCTGCAGCGCGCCGCGCTGGCCGCGCCGCCATCCGCTGACAACCGTGCCCGCGGCAAACACCGGAAAACCGAGCTGGCGAATGTCCACAATGTCGCGCACATGCCCGTTGCTGACCACGCCGGCAATGCCGCGGCGCTGTGCGATGGCCGTGCCAGTTCCGCCCCACGTACATGCCGTCTGGGCGGCACCAATGTCGATGACGATCACGGAACCAGGGGGGGCGGTGTCGGTCGCCTCGGTAATGTCGTCGCCATAGCCGGGCGGCGCCCGCACGGTGAATGCCGGGCCGACACACAACACGTTGGACACCATCGCTCGAATGCAGGGCGCCACGTCTCCCCGCTTGCCAGCGGCCTCGTAGGCAGCGGCTGCCGATCCGGATCTGAGGCTATCCGCGAGCCGGCTCATGACCGGACGTGTCATCGCTTCGGTTTCGTCCAATGGCTTGAGCTTGTTCATTCTTTCGGGATCCGAGCGGCCGATGCAATGTCCTGCCAGCGTTTCACGTCGGTGCGCAGGAAGGTCCCGAACTGTTGCGGGCTGTTGGCCGGTGCGACGGCAATATTGGCTTTTGCGAGGCGGTCCTGCATGGCGGGCGAAGTGATGATCGTCACGATCTCCTGATTCAGACGGCGGGCGATGTCGGCCGGCATGCCCTTCGGCCCGAGCAGGCCCACCCACCCTTCGATGACGAAGTCCTTCAGTTCCGGAACCGCTGACTGCGCCGCCGCGGGGATCCCTGGCAGTTGCGGGGTAGGGGCTGCGCTGGCCACAGCAATCGGCTTCAGTCGGCCAGACTCGAAATGGGGCTTGGCCGACAGCACGGCGTCGAACATGAACTGCACCTGTCCGCCGATCAGGTCGGTCAGGGCCTGGGGACTGCCCTTGTAGGGCACGCCCAGCACGTCCACACCGAGCCGCGACAGGAACGCGGCCATGGTCAGATGCTGGATGGTTCCGGTGCCTGCCGTGGCGTAGCTGTAGGACTTCGGATTCTTGCGGATCTCTGCGACGAAATCTTCCAGCTTGCCCTGCGGGAAGTCGGCGCGCGTCAGCAGGACCATGGGCGAGACCGCCACCTGAACAATTGGGGTGAAGTCTTCCACGATGTCGAAGGGCAGCGACTTGTAGATGGCCGGGCTGATGGCCGCGGACGTCGACGTCATCAGCAAGGTGTAGCCGTCAGGGTCGGATTTGGCGACGTAGCTTGCGCCCAGTTGCCCAGCCGCGCCGACCTTTTTTTCAACAACCACCGACTGTCCGAGCTTTTCGGAAAGCTGCTCCGATAAAAAGCGGGCTGCGACGTCGGACGAGTTACCTGGCGGGAACGGCGCGACGATGCGGATAGGCTTGCTGGGGTACGCCGGTTGAGCCGACGCCATGAATGGACTGACCGTCATCAGGGCGGCAATGGCGAGTCGGACAACGGTGCGTGGGGCGGCAAACCGCCATGGAAATGACGAGGCCTGGGGCATGGAATGTCTCCTGTCTGGCCGGTCACGGTCATGGCGCGCCGGCATGTTCGTTCAGGTCGCCGGCGTCTGCCAGGGCCTGATGAGACAAAGTGTAGGAGCGGTCTGCAAGCACAACAATCGCGATTATCGAAGCGATTACGAAGGTTTTCCGTACAATCGCCCGTCGGTTTTCAAAAGGGGATGGGCGATGACACGACCGGTCGATTGGCGCACCCACGTCAACCTCAAGCTGTTGAATACCTTCTTGCTGGTGGGCGAGGCGCAGAGTTTCCGCGGCGCTGCCGATCGTGCGCATCGTTCGGGCTCGGCGGTCAGCAGCCAGATACGCAAGCTTGAAGACCAGCTTGGCGTGGCCCTGTTTCATCGGACCACACGGCAGGTTCGCCTGACTCAGGAAGGCGAGCAACTGCTGGTGTGCGTGCGTCGCGCCCTGCACGACATTGAAGAAGGGTTGCAGCAGATCCAGGAATCGGCCGATATCCAGCGTGGCCGCATCTCCCTGGCCTGCGCGCCCACCGTCGCGGGTACCCGCCTGGGCAGCGTTCTTGCCGCGTTCGAGCAGCACTATCCAGGCATCCGCGTGTCGGTGCGCGAAATTACCGCCGCCGCGCTATTCGAAAGCGTGCGCCAGCGTGAGGTGGACTTCGGAATCAGTGTCGTGATCGACAGTCCGGAATTCCGGTTCCAGCGGATCCTGACGGACCCCCTGTATGCGTTGGTGCCGCGCAGCCGCATCCCGCGCGATCGAAAGACCATCACCCTGAAGGCTCTGTCGGCCATGCCGTTGCTGCTGCTGGAGCAGGGGACGGCGCTGCGCAAGAACGTGGAGGATGCGATGGCCGAACAGGGCTTGACGGTGCAGACGCGCTACCAGTTCATCCAGGCGCAGACCTTGATTTCGATGGCGTCGGCCGGCCTGGGAGCGGCGGTCTTGCCGAACATCGTCATTCCCGCCCAACTCGATCCTTCCGTGCAGAAGCTGCGGATCGTCGATCCGCCCCTGGTGCGGGAAATGGCCGTGGTTACCTTGCCCGGCCAATCCCTGTCGCCGGCGGCGTCGCGTCTGATCGAGTTGTTGCAGCAGATGATGAGCGCGTCGTGACGCCCCCTCAGTGCTTGCCGCGTCCCGGCTTGCCCTTGGCCGCGGCGGCCGCGGCAACGCGTTGCTCGAACAGGGCCTCGGCGTCCTTGACGGCGTTGGCTACCGTTCGCAGGTCGGGGTTGTCGTCGTGGGGAATGAAGTAATCCGCCGCCTGGGCGCGGACGACGCACTTGATGGCGGCGGATTCGGTCAGGTCGTGGTTCTCGGTCAGCAGTGTGGCGACTTCGTCCAGATATTCTTCGTAGGTCATGCGGCGGCTCGTAGGGCGATGATGGCGGGAGTGCAATGCCGCCATTATCGGCCATCGCGGCGCGGGGCGCTGTCAGCGCGTCATTCCTGCAATTCGATGCGCGCGTCGCGAATGATCTTCGACCATTGCGCGGTTTCGTCGGTCACGCGCTTCTGGAAGGCAGCGGGATCGGACGCCACGATTTCCATGCCCAGGTCTTCCACCTTCTGCTTCACGGCGGGCTGGGCCATGACGGCGGCGGCATCCCGCTGGACCTTGGCAACCACGTCGGCAGGTGTGCCGGCGGGGGCGATCATGCCGATGAAGGCCTGCACCTCAAAACCCGGAAACTGTTCGGCGACCGCTTCAAATTCCTTGTAGGGCGCCGACCGCGTGGCGCCGGTCGTGGCAAGAAGCTTCATGCGGCCGGCCTTGACGTTGGGCATAAGCGAGAACAGGGGGTCGATCATCAGCATGACCCGGCCGCCGATCACGTCGGTATGCGCAGGCGAGCTGCCTTTGTACGGCACATGGGTCAATTCGACGCCGGCGCGGCGGGCGAGCAGTTCGCCTGCCAGGTGGGACGTGCCGCCGGTCCCGGGGCTCGCAAAGGTGACGGTGCCCGGATTGCGTTTGGCGTACGCGATCATTTCCGACAAGGTGTTGAACGGGGCGTTGGGCGTGGCGGCGATGGCGAGCGGCACGCGGATCAGCTGGGTGATGGCGACCAAGTCTTCGTTCCGGTACATCATCTTTTTCTGCAGGCTCGGGTTGATCACATAGGCCGAGTTGATGATGCCCAGGGTCTGCCCGTCGGGCGTGGCGCGGGCCGTTGCGGCAACGCCGAGCATGGTGCTTGCACCCGGTTTGTAGTCGACGACCACGGGCGCCTTCCAGGTCTCCGACAGTTGCTGGCTGACGATACGCGCCAGGATGTCGGTCGGGCCGCCCGGGGGGAAGGGAACGATCATGGATACCGGGCCGTGCGGATAGTCGCGCGCGGTCTGCCCCGCGGGGCTGGCGGCCAGACAGGCGGTGCTGGTCAGTGTCAGGGCCAGGGTGGCCACGAAGGCAAGCGGGCTTGCCCGGTGCAACAGCGTCTTGAAGGTCATGGTGGACATCGAGGTCTCCTCGGTGGAAAGCGGGTCGTTGTAGTTGTCGTCGTTCTTGGCACCGTTGCGCGGCTTGATTAGCCCGGGCGGTGTTGCGTGAGCAACCTGCGCCATTCGCGGTAGGCATCGTGAAAACACGTCTCGTCGCCCAGGGCGCGCGACCCCAGACTCCAGTCCGCATTGGTCAAGCCCAGCTCTTGCGCATACTTGTTCGCCGCCGGTGCGCCTTCCGGATTGATGCCGCGCAGGTGCCCGGCGGTCCATCCGGCGGCCATCGCCTTGAAGCCGGCCTGGCTGTGTTCGTAGATGACGTTGTCGTCGGGCGTGGCCAGGCCGCTGGGGTTGAAGAAGTCTTCGTAATCGCGGATGCGAGCGGCGCGCAGGTCGGCGTCTTCCCCCACCGGCGCCAGGCAGTGCGTGTGCATTTCGGTCTTGTCGACGGCCAGTGGATGGAGCACCCGCAACATCACACTGGTGACGTTGTCAACGATCTGCAGATTCGGAAATATCGTCACATTGCGCGCGGATCCTGCCCATTTTGCGCGGAGTTCCGAGATGTCTGCGACATAGCCTGCGCGGCGGCGCGCCAGCAATTCGGGGGATGCCCGGCTCTTGCCGCGCCACATGACGGCATGACCGCGTCCAAAGCTGAAGGTGCCCTGTTCAGCCGCATCGGCAGGCGAGGGCGGCATGCCCCCGGCAAAAGCGTCGGGCTTGCGGCGTGCCAGCAGCTCGACATACGACGCGTGTGTGGACGCGAAGTGGTACATGTCCAGCGAGTTCTCGATCTGCAGCTTCCAGTTGGCATTGAAGGTGTAGCGGATGTCGCCCGGCACGTATTCCAGGCCTTGGGGCGCCTGATCCAGAATCAGGTCCAGAAAGAACCTGGCGTCCCCCAGATGCGTTTCCAGCGGCGGCACGTCGGGCGACAGGCTCGCGAACAGAAAGCCACGGTAGTTGCCGAAGCGCGCGACCGGCACGAGGTCGTGGTTGTCTTTCGCAAACCAGGCCGGGTAGCGGCCTTCGGCCTGGTCGGTCACGAACATGTTTTCGCCACCGCTGCCATAGACCCAGCCGTGGTACCGGCAGGTGTGCGTCTTGCGATTGCCGCTGCGCTGCGGGCAGACCACCATGCCCCGGTGCCGGCACGAGTTGAGCAGGCAGCGGATCTCGCCATCGCCATTGCGGCTGACGATCACCGGTTGGCGCCCCAGGGTGACGGTGAAAAAGTCGTGGGGCCTGGGCAACTGGTTTGCCAGTCCGACAAATACCCAGGTCGATTCGAAGATATCTTGCTGTTCGCGTTCGAAGACGTGGGGATCGGTGTAGGCGTCGCGATGCACACGAAACACCTGCTCGGCGGGCCGGTCATCCAGCAGGTCGTTGATGTCGATATCGGTCGTGCCGTTCATCGCGGCAGAAGAGTCTGGAGTACAGGGGGCGGTCATCGTATTTCCTGGCGCGTCAGACGCAATAGAAGTCCAGCACGGTCGGGACGTTATCGTTGATCAACACAATCTTCTTGCGGGCAATGCGCAGTGCGCCGTCCACCTCGGTCAGCAGGTGGTCGTAGCGGCAGGCCATCACTTTCAGGCCGTCGTTGCGCAGGTCGTAGATCTGCGTCACGCAGTTCGATTGCACGCGCCACCGGGCGGGGCCGGAAGCCGTGCCGGCGGTGGTGCCGGTGGCAGTGGTGTCGGCAATGGCGGCATCGGCAGTATCGGCAACCGGGCTGACGATGACGTTGCTGATGCAATGGAGGGTGCGCGGCAGCGGCATCGACGCAACCGACTTGGTGCCACTGGCGCGCTTGACGCGTTCTTCAAGACGGCCACGCCCGGCCGCGTGCATGAAGGACACTTCGGTGGCCGGATCTTCCGTCGTCACGTGATCGTCTTTCCAGCTGGGAATCCAGTACACGGCGTCGTCGGCGTACAAGGCCAGCCAGTCCTGCCAGCGCTGCTCATCAAGGCAGAGCGCTTCGGCGTAGACAAACGCCGCAGCAGCATCGGGTGAAAGTTGGGTTGTCGGCATGCGGCTCAACTTCGTCATTCAGATGCGTGCGATTAGACGAGCCGCAGTGTGACAAGTAAAGTCACACTATCTTATGGATTCACAAGCAGCAGTTATGAACGTTTCAGCACGCCAATTGCGCTGTTTTCTGACCCTTGCCCGGCTGCGCAGCTTTACGCGGGCGGCCGAACAATTGCACATCAGCCAGGCGGGCCTGAGCGCCATGATGCGCGACCTGGAAACCCAGTTCGGATGCCGCCTGTTCGACCGCACCACCCGCGTGGTCGCGCTGACGCCCGAGGGCGCACAACTGGTGCCCAGCGCCGAGCGGATGCTCAGTGAACTGAACTTTGCGGCACTGCGCATGGGCAACACGGCGGCAGCGGCGAAGCGGCAACTGTCGGTCGCCGTGTCGCCGGTGGTGGCGTCCAGTTTCTTTCCCGAGGTATGCGAGGACTTTGCGAGCCAGCATCCCGACGTCACGGTCAAGCTGCATGACGTGAACAAGGAGCAGATGCCCGCCATGATCGAGAGCGGCGAGGTCGACGTGGGCTTCGGATCCTTTCTGAATCCGGCCGCCGGTATCGACCGCGTTGCGCTGTTCAACTGCCACCTGCTGTGCGTGGCCCAGCCCGGACGCCTGACACTGACGCACCGCGCGGGGGACGCATTGCCGCGCACGCGCTGGAAGCAGTTGCCAGACCTGCCCATCCTGGCGGCCCCTGCCACCGATACGACGCAAATGTTGATCGATGCGCAATTGGCGCAGATCGGCCGCGCCAATGAAGAACGGCCGACCTATCACAGCATGCAGCTGATCATCGCGATGGCCGCAAGGGGTTTCGGGGTCGGCATCGTGCCTTCGTTCGCGCTGCCCGTCGCCTTGCGTTTTGGTGTGGAGGTGGCGCGCCTGCAGGCGCCGCTGGTCGATCTGGCGTTCTACCGGATCGTGCGCAAGGGCCGCGAACTGCCGCCCACGGTCGCGCCGTTCGTGCAGGCCGTGGTCAGGACAGCCAAGGCCATGTGCGCGCTGTGACAGTGCGCGGTGAAGGTGCGCACGTTGAAGGTGGGCGCGGTGAAGGTGCCCCTTGTAAAGGGGTTCGTCACGCGGCGGCTGTGCCGTATGGTTGCGGACGTCAACTGGACGGTCTTGCGCGGCCCTCGGTGAAGTAGGGGCTGGGCGGTGTTGTCCGAAGGATCTCTTCGATCATGCGCTCAAGCGGCGCGGGTTTGGTCAGACTGGCCTTGAAGCCCGCCACCAATGCACGTTCATGGTGGTCCGCGTCGGCAAAGCCGGTCATGGCAATCGCCTGCATCCGGTCCTCGCGTGGCACGCCCAGCGCCGTTTCGCGCTCCCGGATTTCCCGCAGGACGTCGTAGCCGTCGGCATCGTCGTCCAGCATGATGTCGCAGAGCAGGGTGGTGGGCCATTTCGAATGCGGGCGTGCATCAAGGAAGTCGAGCGTTTCGCGCGACGAGGCCGCCAGGTGCACGTCGGCGCCAAAGTCGCCCAACAGCAGTTCGAGTGCATCGCGCGACTCTTCTTCGTCATCAACAATGAGCAGCGAACAGCCCCGCAAAGGCTCGCGGTTCACGACCGGTGCAGCGGCCGCGGGCGTGCTGTCATCCAGCGGAAAGTCCAGCTCGGACTCGGATAGCGCGGACGCCGCCATGTCCACGGGCGGCGGCGGATCCATGACCGGCCGCAGCGGCAACACGGCGGCATAGGCCGCGCGGCCATCGATCTGCATCAGTGTCAGGCTGCCGCCAAAGGCCGCCAAGGTGGCCTGCGCATCGTCGGCGGCCTTGGCCGACAAGCGCGGCAACTCCGTGCCCGATCCCACAATGCTGAGCAGCGCCTTGTTGTCCTGCCGTTCCAGCCGGAGTTCGATGCGATCGCCGGGCGACGCCTGCATGATCTCGCTGCGCGCGATCGTGGCAATGGCGTCGCGCAGATCGGCGCGGTTGGCGGTTGTTCCTAGCTCCGGATCGGTCACCACCGTATGCAGATCCACGTGCCGGTCGGCCAGCTGTTCCTGCAGTACCTCGGCGACGCCATGCGTCAACTCGTCCAGCGCCACGGCTTCGCCCGACAGCTTGCGCTGCGTATGCTCCAGTTCGCCTTGTTGACGTTGCAAGGTCCACATCTGCGTGTACACGCCGCCTTGGGCAATCAGTTCGTCATGCGTGCCTTGTTCGACCACCCGGCCATGTTCCATGACCAGGATCCAGTCCGCGTCCACGACAGTCGACAAGCGGTGCGCAATCACGATCGACGTGCGCCCATGCGCCAGCCGATGCAGCTCGTTCTGGATCGCCCGTTCCGACCGGGTGTCGAGTGCCGACGTGGCTTCATCGAACACGATCACGCGCGGGTCCTTCAGGATCGCGCGCGCGATGGCGATACGTTGCCGTTCACCGCCCGACAGCCGCACACCCCGTTCGCCGACGCGGGTGTCGTAATGGTCCGGCAGGCGCTCGATGAATTCATCCAGTTGCGCCGCGCGCGCAGCCCGCACCACGTCGGCCCGCGTCGCAGAAGGCGTGCCGTAGGCGATGTTGTAGGCGATGGTGTCGTTGAACAGAATCGTGTCCTGCGGCACGATGCCGATCGCCTGCCGCAAGCTGCGCTGAGTGACCTCCCGCAGGTCTTGCCCATCGATGCTGACGGTGCCGCTGCTCGGCTCATACAGCCTGAACAGCAGCTTGACCAGGGTCGACTTGCCCGACCCGCTGCCCCCAACTACCGCAATCGTCTTGCCGGAATACGCGCGGAAGCTGACGTCATGCAGGATGGGCCGGGTCG
This window encodes:
- a CDS encoding LysR family transcriptional regulator; its protein translation is MNVSARQLRCFLTLARLRSFTRAAEQLHISQAGLSAMMRDLETQFGCRLFDRTTRVVALTPEGAQLVPSAERMLSELNFAALRMGNTAAAAKRQLSVAVSPVVASSFFPEVCEDFASQHPDVTVKLHDVNKEQMPAMIESGEVDVGFGSFLNPAAGIDRVALFNCHLLCVAQPGRLTLTHRAGDALPRTRWKQLPDLPILAAPATDTTQMLIDAQLAQIGRANEERPTYHSMQLIIAMAARGFGVGIVPSFALPVALRFGVEVARLQAPLVDLAFYRIVRKGRELPPTVAPFVQAVVRTAKAMCAL
- a CDS encoding Bug family tripartite tricarboxylate transporter substrate binding protein; the protein is MSTMTFKTLLHRASPLAFVATLALTLTSTACLAASPAGQTARDYPHGPVSMIVPFPPGGPTDILARIVSQQLSETWKAPVVVDYKPGASTMLGVAATARATPDGQTLGIINSAYVINPSLQKKMMYRNEDLVAITQLIRVPLAIAATPNAPFNTLSEMIAYAKRNPGTVTFASPGTGGTSHLAGELLARRAGVELTHVPYKGSSPAHTDVIGGRVMLMIDPLFSLMPNVKAGRMKLLATTGATRSAPYKEFEAVAEQFPGFEVQAFIGMIAPAGTPADVVAKVQRDAAAVMAQPAVKQKVEDLGMEIVASDPAAFQKRVTDETAQWSKIIRDARIELQE
- a CDS encoding aromatic ring-hydroxylating oxygenase subunit alpha; its protein translation is MTAPCTPDSSAAMNGTTDIDINDLLDDRPAEQVFRVHRDAYTDPHVFEREQQDIFESTWVFVGLANQLPRPHDFFTVTLGRQPVIVSRNGDGEIRCLLNSCRHRGMVVCPQRSGNRKTHTCRYHGWVYGSGGENMFVTDQAEGRYPAWFAKDNHDLVPVARFGNYRGFLFASLSPDVPPLETHLGDARFFLDLILDQAPQGLEYVPGDIRYTFNANWKLQIENSLDMYHFASTHASYVELLARRKPDAFAGGMPPSPADAAEQGTFSFGRGHAVMWRGKSRASPELLARRRAGYVADISELRAKWAGSARNVTIFPNLQIVDNVTSVMLRVLHPLAVDKTEMHTHCLAPVGEDADLRAARIRDYEDFFNPSGLATPDDNVIYEHSQAGFKAMAAGWTAGHLRGINPEGAPAANKYAQELGLTNADWSLGSRALGDETCFHDAYREWRRLLTQHRPG
- a CDS encoding LysR family transcriptional regulator: MTRPVDWRTHVNLKLLNTFLLVGEAQSFRGAADRAHRSGSAVSSQIRKLEDQLGVALFHRTTRQVRLTQEGEQLLVCVRRALHDIEEGLQQIQESADIQRGRISLACAPTVAGTRLGSVLAAFEQHYPGIRVSVREITAAALFESVRQREVDFGISVVIDSPEFRFQRILTDPLYALVPRSRIPRDRKTITLKALSAMPLLLLEQGTALRKNVEDAMAEQGLTVQTRYQFIQAQTLISMASAGLGAAVLPNIVIPAQLDPSVQKLRIVDPPLVREMAVVTLPGQSLSPAASRLIELLQQMMSAS
- a CDS encoding RraA family protein, with translation MNKLKPLDETEAMTRPVMSRLADSLRSGSAAAAYEAAGKRGDVAPCIRAMVSNVLCVGPAFTVRAPPGYGDDITEATDTAPPGSVIVIDIGAAQTACTWGGTGTAIAQRRGIAGVVSNGHVRDIVDIRQLGFPVFAAGTVVSGWRRGQRGALQVPVCIGGQVVHPGDLVCADDDGVVILAQGGFEAADAALAARLRFEREAHAIVQAGGSYADIIQRKPG
- a CDS encoding Bug family tripartite tricarboxylate transporter substrate binding protein, whose amino-acid sequence is MPQASSFPWRFAAPRTVVRLAIAALMTVSPFMASAQPAYPSKPIRIVAPFPPGNSSDVAARFLSEQLSEKLGQSVVVEKKVGAAGQLGASYVAKSDPDGYTLLMTSTSAAISPAIYKSLPFDIVEDFTPIVQVAVSPMVLLTRADFPQGKLEDFVAEIRKNPKSYSYATAGTGTIQHLTMAAFLSRLGVDVLGVPYKGSPQALTDLIGGQVQFMFDAVLSAKPHFESGRLKPIAVASAAPTPQLPGIPAAAQSAVPELKDFVIEGWVGLLGPKGMPADIARRLNQEIVTIITSPAMQDRLAKANIAVAPANSPQQFGTFLRTDVKRWQDIASAARIPKE
- a CDS encoding aromatic-ring-hydroxylating dioxygenase subunit beta translates to MPTTQLSPDAAAAFVYAEALCLDEQRWQDWLALYADDAVYWIPSWKDDHVTTEDPATEVSFMHAAGRGRLEERVKRASGTKSVASMPLPRTLHCISNVIVSPVADTADAAIADTTATGTTAGTASGPARWRVQSNCVTQIYDLRNDGLKVMACRYDHLLTEVDGALRIARKKIVLINDNVPTVLDFYCV
- a CDS encoding aconitase family protein, with the translated sequence MNAPFPSPARAPMTAAEKVLAAASGVLSVRPGDVVSPDPELVIIHDGYVESAYNELSQLGYKRIWRPERVVFVTDHEVAYASPASALRGTRIRRIAREWGITQFYDAGRGGHGHLFPLEQGLVRPGMFLSCYDMHCTNFGAVGALAVAAGAEIVSVLATGSVWEQVPHTVRILLEGQQGAGVMARDVGFHLSTLFAAGKLPAAHDNRIIEFSGDYVERLPLAGRVALCNSLTEIGVANVWFTPTASDLGKGGIGVTGDADAHYEATLHVDISHLAPQVALPGGPQFGVDVDEVAGTHVDHAYLGACGSGMYEDFASAAAVLRDRAVARHVRFFVVPGTVATVQRLANDGLLQVFQAAGAIVLPPGCGPCAGGVMGPLADGETSISTAATNHAGRFGSKTAQAYLGSPVTVAASAIAGCIADSRSLTLSPKGAR
- a CDS encoding pyridoxamine 5'-phosphate oxidase family protein, which gives rise to MSDWTLSDLSKKMQGIDFAMLNTRAEGGEIAARPMSNNGDVEYEGDSYYFTWEKSRMVDDIKRDPQVGLSFSGSKGLLGKPPIFIGVEGQAELIRDKAEFEAHWTKELDRWFEQGIDTPGVVMIKVHASRIHYWDGEDDGEIKV